A stretch of Flavobacterium sp. N1994 DNA encodes these proteins:
- a CDS encoding cysteine-rich outer membrane protein → MPGVKVYDFNKLSLVVLGAVLVVVSLINIFVLAANSSVIALRVIVPSVLEPVDV, encoded by the coding sequence GTGCCTGGAGTAAAAGTGTATGATTTTAATAAACTTTCACTTGTGGTACTAGGAGCCGTACTTGTAGTAGTATCTTTAATTAATATTTTTGTTCTAGCAGCTAATTCATCAGTAATAGCCTTACGGGTCATAGTTCCATCAGTACTAGAACCAGTAGATGTATAA
- a CDS encoding DNA adenine methylase has product MNKKTKNFNTAPLPFMEQKRNFLKDFSKALENYPENAIYVDLFGGSGLLSHTVKQLYPKARVIYNDYDNFSERLKNIAKTNDLLGDIRDILEGYPKDKKIDDPYKSAIIQRLEKEDKTGFVDWITVSSSILFSGKYHLNLEEFQKATLYNTVRMSDYNADGYLEGVERVADDYKKIFQAFKDNECVVFLVDPPYLSTDVKAYKSYWKLADYLDVLTVLDGTRYFYFTSNKSSIIELCEWIENSTVGNPFKDANRSYVTNAVNFNATYTDIMVFK; this is encoded by the coding sequence ATGAACAAAAAAACAAAGAATTTTAACACTGCGCCATTACCGTTTATGGAGCAAAAACGCAACTTTTTGAAAGATTTTAGCAAAGCTTTAGAGAACTATCCAGAAAACGCAATTTATGTGGATTTATTTGGAGGTTCTGGGTTACTATCGCACACAGTAAAACAGCTTTATCCAAAAGCTAGAGTAATTTACAATGATTATGATAATTTTTCAGAAAGGCTAAAAAATATCGCTAAAACTAACGATTTGTTAGGAGATATCAGAGATATTTTAGAAGGATATCCTAAAGATAAAAAGATAGATGACCCTTATAAAAGTGCAATAATTCAACGACTAGAGAAAGAGGATAAGACTGGATTTGTTGATTGGATTACTGTTAGTAGTTCTATCTTGTTTAGTGGTAAGTATCATTTAAACCTGGAGGAGTTCCAGAAGGCAACATTATACAATACTGTTAGAATGAGTGACTATAATGCTGATGGATATCTTGAAGGTGTAGAGCGTGTGGCGGATGACTATAAGAAGATATTCCAGGCGTTTAAAGATAATGAGTGTGTTGTCTTTTTGGTAGACCCACCATACTTATCTACTGATGTTAAAGCCTACAAGAGTTATTGGAAGCTTGCCGACTACTTGGATGTTCTAACAGTGCTTGATGGTACCAGATACTTCTACTTTACCAGTAATAAGTCATCTATAATTGAATTGTGTGAGTGGATTGAGAATAGTACTGTAGGTAATCCTTTTAAGGATGCCAATAGGTCTTATGTTACGAATGCAGTAAACTTTAATGCAACCTATACGGATATTATGGTGTTTAAATAG
- a CDS encoding thymidylate synthase, which translates to MNKYHEILTKIVKKGKRQENKKGAITYLLNQSLELKPIDLLELFEGHPLVKKKLKDELNLFMSGERSTEAYRSIGVNWWDYCGPILVNSYPTYFEQLPKLIDKINREKRPSKNYVLFLGSTNTESNQQPCLSLVQFQIENNKLVVTAYQRSSDASLGLPCDIYHLYLISKQINVQLKSITLYLGNVHIYENNLEATNQLLDGKPATFTLNVGA; encoded by the coding sequence ATGAACAAGTACCATGAAATTTTGACAAAAATTGTCAAGAAAGGCAAACGCCAGGAGAACAAAAAAGGAGCAATTACTTATTTGCTAAATCAATCACTTGAACTAAAGCCAATTGACTTATTGGAGCTGTTTGAGGGGCATCCATTGGTAAAAAAGAAGCTTAAAGATGAGCTAAACTTATTTATGAGTGGTGAGCGATCAACAGAAGCTTACAGGAGTATTGGAGTGAATTGGTGGGATTACTGTGGCCCGATATTAGTCAACAGTTATCCAACTTACTTTGAACAGCTGCCAAAACTTATTGATAAAATTAACCGTGAAAAGCGGCCGTCTAAGAATTATGTTTTGTTTCTGGGTTCTACCAACACAGAGAGCAACCAACAGCCATGTTTAAGCCTGGTGCAATTTCAAATAGAAAACAATAAGTTGGTTGTGACTGCGTATCAAAGAAGCTCTGATGCTTCTCTTGGATTACCTTGTGATATCTATCACTTGTATCTGATTAGCAAACAAATTAATGTACAGCTTAAGAGCATAACATTATACTTGGGCAATGTACACATATATGAAAACAACCTCGAAGCAACTAATCAATTGCTCGATGGAAAACCTGCCACATTTACACTAAATGTAGGTGCATAA